One window of Buchnera aphidicola genomic DNA carries:
- the trpB gene encoding tryptophan synthase subunit beta, producing the protein MTILNPYFGKFGGMYVPQILMPALYELEKAFVESKHDECFKKKLNNLLHSFAGRPTPLTLCTNITSQTNTKIYLKREDLLHGGAHKTNQVLGQALLAQRMKKKHIIAETGAGQHGVASAIVCALLQLKCRIYMGEKDMLRQSSNVLRMKLLGAQIIPVTSGSKTLKDACNAAIRDWSNNYSTSHYMIGTAAGPHPYPTIVKEYQKIIGQEAKKQILLENHALPDFVIACVGGGSNAIGIFSPFIKQKSVKLIGVEPAGLGLHTNQHGAPIHSGKLGIFFGMKSYLMQDNDGQINQSWSISAGLDFPSVGPEHAWLNHTKRVQYVTITDEEAVNAFLYTSKLEGIIPALESSHAIAYGLKLMQANPNKKQTIIINLSGRGDKDLTTVNKKINKKNEPYNEIKI; encoded by the coding sequence ATGACTATCTTAAATCCTTATTTTGGAAAATTCGGCGGAATGTATGTTCCTCAAATTTTAATGCCGGCGTTATATGAACTAGAGAAAGCTTTTGTAGAATCAAAACATGATGAATGTTTTAAAAAAAAGCTCAATAATTTATTGCACTCCTTCGCAGGAAGGCCTACACCGTTAACTTTATGTACAAATATTACTAGCCAAACAAATACCAAGATTTATTTAAAAAGAGAAGATTTGTTACATGGCGGGGCCCATAAAACTAATCAGGTTTTAGGGCAGGCATTATTAGCTCAACGAATGAAAAAAAAACATATCATAGCAGAAACGGGCGCAGGACAACACGGCGTAGCATCTGCAATTGTCTGCGCGTTACTACAATTAAAATGTCGTATTTACATGGGCGAAAAAGATATGCTACGTCAGTCCTCTAATGTATTACGTATGAAATTACTGGGAGCACAAATAATTCCCGTAACATCGGGTTCAAAAACCCTCAAAGACGCTTGTAATGCTGCGATAAGAGATTGGTCAAATAATTATTCTACATCTCATTATATGATCGGTACGGCAGCAGGTCCGCATCCGTATCCAACTATTGTAAAAGAGTATCAGAAAATTATTGGACAAGAAGCTAAAAAACAAATTTTATTAGAAAATCATGCTTTACCTGATTTTGTAATTGCATGTGTAGGTGGTGGTTCTAACGCTATTGGGATTTTTTCTCCATTTATTAAACAAAAATCTGTGAAATTAATTGGAGTAGAGCCAGCAGGACTGGGATTACATACTAATCAACATGGAGCGCCTATTCATTCCGGAAAATTAGGAATTTTTTTTGGAATGAAGTCATATCTGATGCAAGATAATGACGGACAAATTAATCAATCTTGGTCTATTTCAGCTGGTCTAGATTTTCCTTCTGTGGGCCCAGAGCATGCTTGGTTAAATCATACAAAAAGAGTACAATATGTCACAATTACAGACGAAGAAGCAGTAAATGCATTTTTATACACTTCTAAGCTAGAGGGTATTATTCCGGCTTTAGAGTCATCACACGCTATTGCCTATGGGTTAAAGCTGATGCAGGCTAATCCTAATAAAAAACAAACTATTATAATTAATTTATCGGGACGGGGCGATAAAGATTTGACTACTGTTAACAAAAAAATCAACAAAAAAAATGAGCCATACAATGAAATCAAGATATAA